Proteins found in one Oribacterium sp. oral taxon 102 genomic segment:
- a CDS encoding TolC family protein codes for MKGKRAAAAAMSAMLILLMSRNAFAFGSNVDMSPHQSSYERERTSEEWAKLRDNRIDWDELRDLVHEYNPTVSELWIRFRDNEHDGLYHVGISSALEAVEQRYSEASSRAGTDIEQAMADLEYQTSSVRTALDSTAQSTDREAARAQIEQTEQTVTETIRKSIITIRSSEEQRKLFALKASHNQSLYEAAVRREAAGQGTALDTLMTKESWEQSALSLQEAETQLKKLRQLLAVNLGWKYDASPELCAVPLPTAEQLSGLHLDTDTKLALQNNLAIRISERKQAVSGTDGQVNQLGLRIENQKEAVRSDMISRYQAVKQAEGGLSQARLTAQNAAAALQKAERSFSLGAASARDLEQARFAAESAELSVRIAEYSLASEYYDYLAGRDGIATANAGNE; via the coding sequence ATGAAAGGAAAGAGAGCGGCGGCTGCCGCCATGAGCGCGATGCTGATACTGCTGATGAGCCGGAATGCCTTTGCCTTCGGCTCGAATGTAGACATGAGTCCGCACCAGAGCTCTTATGAGCGGGAGCGGACGAGCGAGGAATGGGCGAAGCTCCGCGACAACCGGATTGACTGGGACGAGCTGAGAGATCTGGTGCATGAATACAATCCGACGGTTTCGGAGCTTTGGATCCGTTTCCGGGACAATGAGCACGACGGACTTTACCATGTCGGCATTTCTTCGGCGCTGGAGGCGGTAGAGCAGCGCTACAGCGAAGCCAGCAGCAGAGCCGGTACAGATATCGAACAGGCGATGGCGGATCTGGAATACCAGACCAGCAGTGTGCGAACTGCTCTGGACAGCACTGCCCAGTCTACGGATCGGGAGGCAGCTCGTGCGCAGATCGAGCAGACTGAGCAGACCGTGACGGAAACCATACGGAAATCCATCATTACGATCCGTTCCTCGGAGGAGCAGCGGAAGCTGTTTGCCCTTAAGGCTTCTCACAACCAAAGCCTCTACGAGGCTGCAGTGCGCCGGGAGGCAGCGGGACAGGGGACTGCCCTGGATACGCTTATGACGAAGGAAAGCTGGGAGCAGTCTGCTCTTTCTCTCCAGGAGGCGGAGACACAGCTTAAGAAGCTCCGGCAGCTTCTCGCGGTGAATCTCGGCTGGAAGTATGACGCATCTCCGGAGCTCTGCGCGGTTCCGCTTCCGACGGCAGAGCAGCTCTCCGGATTGCATCTGGATACGGACACGAAGCTTGCCCTGCAGAATAATCTTGCGATTCGCATCAGCGAACGGAAGCAGGCGGTCTCCGGGACGGACGGGCAGGTCAATCAGCTCGGATTGCGGATTGAAAATCAGAAGGAGGCGGTGCGCTCGGATATGATTTCCCGCTATCAGGCGGTGAAGCAGGCGGAGGGCGGCCTCTCGCAGGCAAGGCTTACGGCGCAGAATGCGGCTGCCGCACTGCAGAAGGCAGAGCGGAGCTTCTCATTGGGCGCGGCGAGTGCCCGGGATCTGGAACAGGCACGCTTTGCAGCGGAAAGCGCGGAGCTTTCCGTGCGGATCGCGGAGTACAGTCTCGCCTCGGAGTATTATGATTATCTTGCGGGACGGGATGGCATCGCTACCGCCAATGCCGGAAACGAATAG
- a CDS encoding efflux RND transporter permease subunit produces MEKITKLVLRRPVTTLLAIISLIFFGFMALANSKLELMFNVNYPMMIITTTYPGAAPEDVDRLVTKKIEEGAANLSDVKTISSQSNENYSLVMVRYNYGTDMSKAYDELKKKVDALKSGLPKDAEEPSFVSLDMNEQASMVLAVNNPSQANMYNYVKTEITPKLEKLSSVASVSASGGQEQYVKVELIPEKLSQYHLSMAQISQAISSADFSYPAGTTGVGSQELSVTTGVSYDNVDRLRELPITTGTGDTLYLRDVAVIGTTLKEQTAIGRYNGNDTVTLSITKTQKDSAVTLSRAVKAQLETLRAQDKNLEIIIIDDSADTILSSLSSVFQTMIMAIVISMAIIFLFFGDWKASLIVGTSIPIAILGALVFMWGMGYSLNMITLSALVLGVGMMVDNSIVVLEACFRAMDRYRDANGRSRREAAVDSIRTVGTSVFGSTLTTCVVFLPLGFLQGLSGQFFAPLGFTIVFCMAASLLSAISIVPLTYVMYRPRENTKAPAYGWVRAMQGAYRGIVTKLLRHKAAVVLSTLAMVVISLFLATQIRMEMMPQTDEGTVNISVETRPGLKLSEVDEILKEIETQVAADPDTDRYMVTSGGSSIFSSGGNTVTQYLRKDRSMKTAEKVKVWKKELQDITNAVVTVDASSMMSSMSTETNGYEAILEATDYTKLKESSDAIVRELQARPDVTAVHSTLENSAPLVKIQVDPIRAAAEGLAPVQIGQSVNAILSGAEAMKMDVDGQSVSVKVEYPDSEYDDLEKVQNIMLTTPSGKQVKLDNVADIRFEDSPASISRSDRRYQATVTASFTDAATQNTRRILDEEVLAKHLNEDVTTALNSSTESMNEEFRSLGNAILIAVFLVFVVMAAQFESMRYSFMVMTTIPLSLIGSFGLLWLFDVTLSMTSLLGFLMLVGTVVNNGILYVDTVNQYREEMPLNRALVEAGATRLRPILMTTLTTVISMVPMAVGFGDNGAMMQGLAMVDVGGLLASTILSLLMLPIYYYLMTGKKRRQREIPAPGYMEGKNPEAEYRRRREEERSFRQSWEYSEGESFD; encoded by the coding sequence ATGGAAAAAATAACAAAGCTTGTCCTGCGGCGTCCGGTGACAACGCTGCTGGCAATCATCAGTCTGATTTTCTTCGGCTTCATGGCACTTGCCAACTCCAAGCTGGAGCTGATGTTCAATGTGAATTATCCGATGATGATTATCACGACGACCTATCCGGGTGCAGCCCCGGAGGACGTAGACCGCCTCGTGACCAAAAAGATCGAGGAGGGAGCAGCGAATCTTTCCGACGTCAAGACGATTTCATCGCAGTCCAATGAGAACTATTCTCTGGTCATGGTACGCTATAACTACGGTACGGACATGAGTAAGGCGTATGACGAGCTGAAGAAAAAGGTGGATGCGCTGAAAAGCGGACTGCCGAAGGACGCGGAGGAGCCTAGCTTCGTCTCATTGGACATGAATGAACAGGCGTCTATGGTTCTCGCGGTCAACAACCCTTCGCAGGCAAATATGTACAATTACGTTAAGACGGAGATCACGCCGAAGCTGGAGAAGCTCTCCTCCGTGGCGTCTGTTTCCGCGAGCGGAGGACAGGAGCAGTATGTGAAGGTGGAGCTGATCCCGGAGAAGCTGAGTCAGTATCATCTGTCCATGGCGCAGATCAGTCAGGCGATCAGCTCGGCGGATTTCAGCTATCCCGCAGGGACGACCGGTGTCGGCTCGCAGGAGCTCTCCGTGACGACCGGCGTTTCCTATGATAATGTCGACCGGCTGCGGGAGCTGCCGATCACGACGGGAACCGGTGACACGCTGTATCTTCGGGATGTGGCGGTGATTGGCACGACGCTGAAGGAACAGACGGCGATTGGGCGCTACAATGGGAACGATACGGTCACACTGAGCATCACGAAAACACAGAAGGATTCCGCGGTAACGCTTTCCCGTGCGGTGAAGGCGCAGCTCGAGACGCTGCGGGCGCAGGACAAAAATCTGGAAATTATCATTATCGACGACAGCGCGGATACGATCCTTTCGTCACTTTCCAGCGTGTTCCAGACGATGATCATGGCGATCGTGATTTCTATGGCGATCATTTTCCTCTTCTTCGGAGATTGGAAGGCATCCCTGATCGTCGGCACCTCCATTCCGATCGCGATACTGGGCGCACTTGTCTTTATGTGGGGAATGGGCTACTCCCTGAATATGATTACACTCTCCGCGCTCGTGCTGGGCGTCGGCATGATGGTGGACAACTCTATCGTCGTGCTGGAGGCCTGCTTCCGGGCAATGGATCGCTATCGTGACGCCAACGGGCGCAGCCGGAGAGAGGCAGCGGTGGACTCGATCCGCACGGTCGGCACCTCAGTCTTCGGCTCGACGCTGACCACCTGTGTGGTATTTCTGCCTCTGGGCTTTCTGCAGGGGCTGTCCGGGCAGTTCTTCGCGCCGCTTGGCTTCACTATCGTCTTCTGTATGGCGGCGTCCCTCCTCTCCGCGATTTCTATCGTGCCGCTGACCTATGTGATGTACCGGCCGAGGGAGAATACGAAGGCGCCGGCATACGGCTGGGTAAGGGCAATGCAGGGCGCTTACCGCGGGATCGTGACGAAGCTGCTCCGCCACAAGGCGGCGGTAGTGCTCAGTACTTTGGCAATGGTGGTGATTTCCCTCTTTCTGGCGACGCAGATCCGAATGGAAATGATGCCGCAGACCGACGAGGGAACGGTAAATATCTCTGTGGAAACCCGTCCGGGACTGAAGCTCTCGGAGGTAGACGAGATCCTGAAGGAGATCGAGACGCAGGTTGCCGCAGATCCGGATACCGACCGCTACATGGTGACGAGCGGCGGCTCCAGCATTTTCTCGAGCGGCGGCAATACGGTAACGCAATATCTCCGGAAAGACCGTTCGATGAAGACGGCAGAGAAGGTGAAGGTCTGGAAGAAGGAGCTGCAGGACATTACGAACGCAGTCGTGACAGTGGATGCGAGCTCTATGATGTCCTCTATGTCTACAGAGACAAACGGCTACGAAGCGATTCTGGAGGCGACGGACTATACGAAGCTGAAGGAAAGCTCGGATGCGATTGTACGAGAGCTACAGGCGCGGCCCGATGTGACGGCAGTGCATTCCACGCTGGAAAATTCCGCGCCTCTTGTGAAGATACAGGTAGACCCGATCCGGGCAGCGGCAGAGGGACTGGCACCGGTGCAGATCGGGCAGAGCGTCAATGCGATCCTCTCCGGCGCGGAGGCGATGAAGATGGATGTGGACGGGCAGAGCGTCTCCGTTAAGGTGGAGTATCCGGATTCGGAATATGACGATCTCGAGAAGGTGCAGAATATCATGCTGACGACCCCGTCCGGCAAGCAGGTCAAGCTGGATAATGTCGCGGATATCCGCTTCGAGGATTCCCCGGCATCTATCAGCCGGAGTGACCGGCGCTATCAGGCGACGGTTACGGCGAGCTTCACAGATGCGGCAACGCAGAATACGCGCCGGATTCTGGATGAGGAGGTGCTGGCGAAGCATCTCAATGAGGATGTGACGACAGCACTGAACAGCTCCACGGAGAGCATGAACGAGGAGTTTCGTTCTCTCGGCAACGCGATATTGATCGCGGTATTTCTGGTCTTCGTAGTGATGGCGGCGCAGTTTGAGTCGATGCGCTACAGCTTCATGGTTATGACGACGATCCCGCTTTCCCTGATCGGCTCCTTCGGTCTGCTCTGGCTCTTCGACGTCACGCTGTCCATGACCTCGCTGCTCGGCTTCCTGATGCTGGTCGGAACGGTCGTGAACAACGGTATTCTCTATGTGGATACCGTGAACCAGTACAGGGAGGAAATGCCGCTGAACCGCGCGCTGGTCGAGGCGGGCGCGACGCGTCTTCGCCCGATCCTGATGACGACGCTGACGACCGTCATTTCCATGGTGCCGATGGCGGTTGGCTTCGGAGACAACGGCGCGATGATGCAGGGACTCGCGATGGTCGATGTGGGAGGATTGCTCGCCTCTACCATCCTGTCGCTCCTGATGCTGCCGATTTACTACTATCTGATGACCGGCAAAAAGAGGAGACAGAGGGAGATCCCTGCCCCCGGCTATATGGAGGGCAAGAACCCGGAGGCGGAATACCGGAGACGCCGCGAGGAGGAAAGAAGCTTCCGGCAGAGCTGGGAATACTCGGAAGGGGAGAGCTTCGATTAA
- a CDS encoding efflux RND transporter periplasmic adaptor subunit gives MKKGIKIGIGAAAGLAFIVLVAGRVLRPAPELPTTELPTVTLGKLATGNMESTISLMGTIQPSDTYYLMPKTAGELLAVYVENGQRVKQGDPIAKLDNQKQIDAAKYTLEQANASAATAGNALNRMTPLYQAGDISAQEYESTKAQATAASAQAKSAQLNYDTQMEFATLTAPADGTIQNLSYTLNAMLTQSSQLGILVGSGAKTIDFNVTEDVMRNLTLGEKVRVEKSGVTIDGTISEIGQVVNAQNGLFPVKAVLEGGGELSDGVSAKLTLVSARAENTGIIPLDDIYYSDSKPYVYLYQDGVVRERAITLGIRNNTEAQVLEGLTAEDQIVSSWSKELYDGASVKIQEANAEGESAAGENGTAPAEMTKVN, from the coding sequence ATGAAAAAGGGTATCAAAATCGGAATCGGCGCGGCAGCGGGGCTTGCCTTCATTGTACTGGTCGCGGGGAGAGTGCTGCGTCCTGCACCGGAGCTCCCGACAACGGAGCTTCCGACGGTGACGCTGGGAAAGCTTGCGACCGGTAATATGGAGAGTACGATTTCTCTGATGGGTACGATACAGCCGAGCGATACCTACTACCTCATGCCGAAGACGGCGGGAGAGCTGCTCGCGGTTTATGTCGAGAACGGACAGCGGGTGAAGCAGGGAGACCCGATCGCGAAGCTGGACAATCAGAAGCAGATCGACGCAGCGAAATATACGCTGGAGCAGGCGAATGCCTCCGCGGCGACGGCAGGGAACGCGCTGAACCGGATGACGCCGCTTTATCAGGCGGGAGATATCTCCGCACAGGAATATGAGTCGACGAAGGCACAGGCGACGGCGGCGTCTGCACAGGCGAAGTCCGCGCAGCTCAACTATGACACGCAGATGGAGTTCGCGACACTGACTGCTCCGGCGGACGGTACGATACAGAATCTGAGTTATACGCTGAACGCCATGCTAACCCAGTCCTCTCAGCTCGGGATATTGGTCGGCTCCGGCGCGAAGACGATCGATTTCAATGTCACCGAGGATGTGATGCGGAACCTCACGCTCGGAGAGAAGGTGCGTGTGGAGAAGTCCGGTGTAACGATCGACGGCACGATTTCCGAGATCGGACAGGTCGTCAATGCGCAGAACGGGCTTTTCCCTGTCAAGGCAGTGCTGGAAGGGGGAGGGGAGCTCTCGGACGGCGTGAGCGCGAAGCTGACGCTGGTTTCCGCACGGGCGGAAAATACGGGAATTATTCCGCTGGACGATATCTACTATTCCGACAGCAAGCCCTATGTTTACCTCTATCAGGACGGCGTCGTCAGGGAACGGGCGATCACGCTCGGCATCCGCAACAATACGGAGGCACAGGTGCTGGAGGGACTTACGGCAGAGGATCAGATTGTTTCCAGCTGGTCCAAGGAACTCTATGATGGTGCTTCTGTGAAGATACAGGAGGCGAATGCGGAGGGAGAGAGCGCCGCAGGAGAGAATGGTACTGCCCCGGCAGAGATGACGAAAGTGAACTGA
- a CDS encoding TetR/AcrR family transcriptional regulator: MASERFLKLDKEKQERILTAAREEFSSVPFDEVSINRIIRSAGISRGSFYTYFEDKEDLLGYICEEQDISMERSLREKLLAEDGNLWTALMLWTGEVLGYMERPAVRHFIGILSNIHLARRQEIQARSSAQKQLRDREQFEWFLQNVNPKTLDLRRPREELRVLYQTVLRLALIALASEAVKIQSREQILHELELQLNILRRGINIDMEGEGRKTI, from the coding sequence TTGGCGAGCGAACGCTTTTTGAAGCTGGATAAGGAAAAGCAGGAGCGGATTCTGACGGCGGCGAGAGAGGAGTTCTCCAGTGTGCCGTTCGACGAGGTCTCAATCAATCGGATCATCCGCAGTGCGGGGATCTCCAGAGGCAGCTTCTACACCTATTTTGAGGACAAGGAGGATCTGCTCGGCTATATCTGTGAGGAGCAGGATATCAGCATGGAGCGTTCCCTACGGGAGAAGCTGCTCGCGGAGGACGGGAATCTCTGGACTGCGCTTATGCTGTGGACAGGGGAGGTGCTCGGTTATATGGAGCGACCTGCTGTCCGGCACTTCATCGGCATTCTGTCCAATATTCATCTTGCCCGGCGGCAGGAAATACAGGCGCGGAGCAGCGCGCAGAAGCAGCTTCGGGACAGAGAGCAGTTTGAGTGGTTTCTGCAAAATGTGAACCCGAAGACACTCGATCTCCGGAGACCTCGGGAGGAGCTTCGGGTATTGTATCAGACTGTCCTGCGGCTTGCTCTCATTGCGCTGGCAAGCGAGGCGGTGAAGATACAGAGCAGGGAGCAGATTCTGCATGAGCTGGAGCTCCAGCTGAATATCCTCCGAAGGGGGATCAATATAGACATGGAAGGCGAAGGAAGGAAAACGATATGA
- a CDS encoding GntR family transcriptional regulator: MSEFTINMNEYLPLRDLVFNTLRQAILKGELKPGERLMEIQLAEKLGVSRTPIREAIRKLELEGLVLMIPRRGAEVAKISHKALQDVLEVRGALEELATDLACQRITAEDLRALHEAEEHFKRVVESGTEMQIAEADEAYHDIIYNATGNKKLVQMINNLREQMYRYRLEYIKDEAQRGTLISEHEKILEAIQIRDIIRAKALMKEHIDNQEITVSKNLNEAEELKKTEI, from the coding sequence ATGAGTGAATTTACGATCAATATGAATGAATACCTCCCGCTCAGGGATCTTGTTTTTAATACTTTGAGGCAGGCGATCCTGAAGGGCGAGCTGAAGCCGGGCGAGCGGCTGATGGAGATACAGCTTGCAGAGAAGCTCGGTGTTTCCCGGACACCGATCCGCGAGGCGATCCGAAAGCTGGAGCTGGAGGGGCTGGTGCTGATGATTCCGCGCCGCGGCGCGGAGGTGGCGAAGATCTCGCACAAGGCGCTTCAGGATGTGCTGGAGGTGCGGGGCGCGCTGGAGGAGCTGGCGACAGACCTTGCCTGTCAGCGGATCACCGCGGAGGATCTGCGGGCGCTGCATGAGGCGGAGGAGCACTTCAAGCGCGTCGTGGAGTCCGGTACGGAGATGCAGATTGCCGAGGCGGACGAGGCTTACCATGATATCATCTACAATGCGACCGGAAACAAGAAGCTCGTTCAGATGATCAATAATCTTCGGGAGCAGATGTATCGTTATCGTCTGGAATATATCAAGGACGAGGCACAGAGAGGAACGCTGATTTCGGAGCATGAGAAGATCCTCGAAGCGATCCAGATCCGGGACATCATCCGTGCGAAGGCGCTGATGAAGGAGCATATCGACAATCAGGAGATCACTGTCTCGAAGAATCTGAATGAGGCGGAGGAGCTTAAAAAGACGGAAATTTGA
- the ispE gene encoding 4-(cytidine 5'-diphospho)-2-C-methyl-D-erythritol kinase: MDFLKLQAYAKINLSLDVLRQRQDGYHDVRMVMQTIRLHDNIDLRRTRQPGIRLRTNLSFLPVNENNLMYRAAQLLIEEFKLREGVEMTLRKVIPVAAGLAGGSADAAAVLYGVNRIFSLGLSAAELQKRAVRLGADVPFCLMHGTALSEGIGEVLTALPGMPECMLVLAKPGISVSTKYVYTNLRVDAQPPEAHPDISRVVEALYAADLRAIAENAGNILERVSCREYPEIDRIKERILSYGALFSLMSGSGPTVFGVFDDPDRAEHCYQELRFGKDKNIAKQVYLTEPWK, from the coding sequence ATGGATTTTTTGAAACTACAGGCGTATGCGAAGATCAATCTCTCGCTGGATGTGCTCCGGCAGAGACAGGATGGCTATCATGATGTCCGGATGGTCATGCAGACGATCAGGCTGCATGACAATATTGATCTTCGGAGGACACGGCAGCCGGGGATACGGCTTCGGACGAACCTTTCCTTCCTGCCGGTGAATGAGAATAATCTCATGTACCGTGCGGCGCAGCTTCTGATTGAGGAATTTAAGCTGCGGGAGGGTGTGGAGATGACGCTTCGGAAGGTGATTCCTGTAGCAGCGGGACTTGCCGGCGGTTCTGCGGATGCGGCGGCAGTGCTCTATGGTGTCAACCGGATTTTTTCGCTGGGGCTCTCTGCTGCGGAGCTGCAGAAGAGAGCGGTGAGGCTTGGGGCAGACGTACCGTTCTGTCTGATGCACGGGACGGCGCTTTCCGAGGGGATCGGAGAGGTGCTGACAGCACTTCCGGGAATGCCGGAATGCATGCTTGTGCTGGCGAAGCCGGGGATCTCGGTCTCTACGAAGTATGTGTATACGAATCTGCGGGTGGATGCGCAGCCTCCCGAGGCGCACCCCGACATCTCCCGTGTTGTGGAGGCGCTGTATGCCGCGGATCTTCGGGCGATTGCGGAAAATGCCGGAAACATACTGGAGCGGGTGAGCTGTCGGGAATATCCGGAGATCGATCGAATCAAGGAGCGAATCCTGAGCTACGGCGCGTTGTTTTCATTGATGTCCGGTTCGGGACCGACAGTATTCGGCGTTTTCGATGATCCGGATCGCGCGGAGCACTGTTATCAGGAGCTTCGTTTCGGAAAGGACAAGAATATTGCGAAGCAGGTCTACCTGACAGAGCCTTGGAAATAA
- the ispD gene encoding 2-C-methyl-D-erythritol 4-phosphate cytidylyltransferase, which produces MIKNKKVYAVVLAAGSGKRMGTTEKKQFLELHGKPLFYYAFEAFSMHPSVDGVVMVTAEEDIPYMRELLLAALEESDRDGAYMMDQMKGFVAGGRERSDSVQNALRYLQTGLRNTGSAEESIVLIHDGARPFIGKDIIDNVLSEAAECAVIPAVPVKDTVRVVNREGEATATPERASLYAVQTPQGFPLSMLCRAYAGLDAEKEAGREIPPLTDDAMLVERYLKGKLKVVEGSYRNIKITTEEDLLLAELYLRDSGSSEKIA; this is translated from the coding sequence ATGATTAAGAACAAAAAGGTATATGCGGTGGTCCTCGCTGCGGGCAGCGGGAAGAGAATGGGAACAACGGAGAAGAAGCAGTTCCTAGAGCTTCATGGCAAGCCCCTTTTCTACTACGCGTTCGAGGCGTTCAGCATGCATCCGTCGGTGGACGGTGTCGTGATGGTGACTGCGGAGGAGGATATTCCCTATATGAGGGAACTGCTGCTGGCGGCATTGGAGGAGTCCGACCGTGACGGCGCATATATGATGGATCAGATGAAGGGCTTCGTCGCAGGCGGCAGGGAGCGCAGCGACTCGGTGCAGAACGCGCTTCGATACCTGCAAACCGGGCTTCGGAATACAGGCAGCGCGGAGGAGAGCATTGTCCTGATCCATGACGGCGCGAGGCCGTTTATTGGAAAAGACATCATCGACAATGTGCTTTCAGAGGCAGCGGAATGTGCGGTAATCCCGGCGGTTCCGGTAAAGGATACTGTCCGCGTTGTGAACCGGGAGGGGGAGGCGACGGCGACACCGGAGCGAGCCTCGCTTTATGCAGTACAGACACCGCAGGGCTTTCCCCTTTCCATGCTCTGCCGCGCCTATGCAGGGCTTGATGCAGAGAAGGAGGCAGGGAGGGAAATACCGCCGCTTACCGATGATGCGATGCTCGTGGAGCGCTACCTGAAGGGGAAGCTGAAGGTCGTAGAGGGAAGCTATCGGAATATAAAGATTACGACAGAGGAGGATCTTCTGCTCGCGGAGCTGTATCTGCGTGACAGCGGAAGTTCGGAAAAAATCGCTTGA
- the tsaD gene encoding tRNA (adenosine(37)-N6)-threonylcarbamoyltransferase complex transferase subunit TsaD, with amino-acid sequence MEERNREEKVTILAIESSCDETAAAVVRNGREVLSNVISSQIAIHTEYGGVVPEIASRKHLEKIDEVIRLALREAGCGFAEIDAIAVTYGPGLVGALLVGVAEAKALAYALDKPLLGVHHIEGHIAANFVENPELRPPFVCLVVSGGHTHLVLVKDYGEFEIVGRTRDDAAGEAFDKVARAVGLGYPGGPKVDKAAREGDPAAIHFPRGEVEGSPYDFTFSGLKSSVLNYINKANMTGAEIRVADLCASFQKAVTDALVSRAIRLCRERGCRSLAIAGGVASNSWLRREMEEACAENGIRFFRPSPVLCTDNAAMIGCAAYYEYRKGRRDGYTLNAVPNLKLGER; translated from the coding sequence ATGGAAGAGAGAAATAGAGAAGAGAAGGTTACGATTCTGGCGATCGAGTCGAGCTGCGACGAGACGGCGGCGGCGGTGGTGCGGAATGGACGGGAGGTGCTGTCCAATGTGATCTCCTCGCAGATCGCGATTCACACGGAGTATGGCGGAGTGGTTCCGGAGATCGCGTCCCGGAAGCATCTCGAGAAGATCGACGAGGTGATCCGGCTCGCGCTCAGGGAGGCGGGCTGCGGCTTCGCGGAGATCGACGCGATCGCGGTAACCTATGGGCCGGGGCTGGTGGGCGCGCTTCTGGTGGGCGTTGCCGAGGCGAAGGCACTTGCCTATGCGTTAGACAAGCCGCTGCTTGGCGTACATCATATCGAGGGACATATCGCGGCGAACTTCGTGGAGAATCCGGAGCTGCGGCCGCCGTTTGTCTGCCTTGTGGTATCGGGAGGACATACGCATCTCGTGCTTGTGAAGGACTATGGAGAGTTTGAGATTGTCGGCAGAACCCGGGACGATGCGGCGGGCGAAGCCTTTGACAAGGTGGCGCGCGCGGTCGGGCTTGGTTATCCGGGAGGACCGAAGGTGGATAAGGCAGCGAGAGAGGGAGATCCGGCGGCGATTCATTTCCCGAGAGGCGAGGTGGAGGGGAGTCCGTATGACTTCACCTTCTCCGGGCTGAAATCCTCGGTGTTGAATTATATCAACAAGGCGAACATGACAGGTGCGGAGATCCGGGTGGCGGATCTCTGCGCTTCTTTCCAGAAGGCGGTGACGGATGCGCTCGTGAGCCGTGCGATCAGGCTTTGCAGAGAGCGAGGCTGCCGAAGCCTTGCTATCGCGGGCGGTGTCGCCTCCAACTCTTGGCTACGGAGAGAAATGGAGGAGGCGTGCGCGGAAAACGGGATACGTTTCTTCCGTCCGAGTCCGGTGCTCTGTACGGATAATGCGGCGATGATCGGCTGCGCGGCATATTATGAGTATCGAAAGGGCAGGCGGGACGGCTATACGCTCAATGCCGTGCCGAATCTGAAGCTGGGGGAACGATGA